One Scytonema millei VB511283 DNA segment encodes these proteins:
- a CDS encoding IS1 family transposase (programmed frameshift), with translation MPCPLCSHDKTYKHGKTSKGSQRYRCPNCKQTFTDTFDTIYYRRQVSQEEVRIVLQSHCEGTSLRGISRISGLSYNTGVSLIRAASQKAQLVHNGEVSSVDTDAIAADEMWSFVKKQKHCLPEELEAGDCWIALSLAQLNGLILSGRVGKRTDKLAIELVTSTQGKTDCQEWHTDGWSGYERVLCTDDEVEHYISKILTQRLERTNGSLRQQTGRWHRRQNKFGKVWEQTKVTLRLVISYFNWIWVHSRLGTTAAQRADLTSQPWTWQDIATYSTLC, from the exons ATGCCTTGTCCCCTATGCAGTCACGATAAGACTTATAAACACGGGAAAACGAGTAAGGGAAGCCAACGCTACCGTTGTCCCAACTGCAAGCAAACATTCACCGATACTTTTGACACAATTTACTATCGGCGGCAAGTAAGTCAGGAGGAAGTACGGATTGTCTTGCAGTCGCATTGCGAAGGAACTAGTTTACGTGGTATTAGTCGAATTAGTGGACTGTCCTACAACACTGGAGTCAGCTTGATTCGAGCTGCCAGTCAAAAAGCACAACTAGTTCACAATGGCGAAGTCTCTTCTGTTGATACGGATGCCATCGCTGCCGACGAAATGTGGTCATTTGTC AAAAAACAAAAGCACTGCCTACCCGAAGAACTGGAAGCCGGAGACTGTTGGATAGCTTTGAGTTTAGCCCAGTTAAATGGCTTAATTTTATCTGGTCGAGTAGGCAAACGTACTGACAAGTTGGCAATTGAGTTGGTGACTAGTACCCAAGGTAAGACTGATTGTCAGGAATGGCATACCGATGGCTGGTCAGGGTATGAGCGAGTGTTGTGCACAGACGATGAAGTAGAGCACTACATTAGTAAAATTTTGACACAACGATTAGAGCGTACTAATGGTTCCCTTCGGCAACAGACAGGGCGTTGGCATCGACGACAAAACAAATTTGGCAAGGTTTGGGAGCAGACAAAAGTCACATTGCGTTTGGTCATCAGCTACTTTAATTGGATTTGGGTGCATTCTCGTTTAGGAACCACAGCCGCTCAACGAGCAGACTTAACCTCACAACCTTGGACTTGGCAAGATATTGCAACTTATTCCACGCTTTGCTGA
- a CDS encoding sensor histidine kinase: protein MSENLQLTDVEFSLWDEEPVQLINQIQPHGVIVVLEEPDLKILQVSTNTFSIFGIPPEELVLQTLADLLDPYQIERIKLGLAEENFDLLNPIKIWLRVKGDDYVVFDGIFHRNRDKLLILELEPALTQENIPFLSFYHLARASINRLATTTKLQDFGQVIVQEVHKVTGFDRVMLYKFDNDGHGVVIAEEKLDDMEAYLGLHFPESDIPKPARKLFCSNWIRIIPNAHAKPVELFPLINPTNLRPLDLTHSTLRSASACHLKYLHNMEVGASLTISLIKEDKLWGLIACHHRSPKYVSYELRKACEFLGRMIFAEISAIEETDDYDYNLHITHVRSQLVEYMSQAENWIDGLVKQEPNLLELVDAQGAAIYFNSEWTAIGQVPKQEHLNVIVQWLKHQFRDEEVFYTDTLPLVFPEAEIYKHVASGLLAIPIADKSYIIWFRPEVIQTVNWGGNPHEAYEFGQENDSVYLSPRKSFQLWKETVQGKSLPWKKVEIKAAIDLRKATIEVVLRQAEELSQIAYDLERSNAELKKFAYVASHDLQEPLNQVANYVQLLEMRYQEQLDEDAREFISYAVSGVSLMQTLIDDVLAYSKVDRQNVEFQPVDLEVALKRALSGLQGKISETGATISYDPLPTVLADSTQMLQLFQNLIGNAIKFRRDKPPVIHIGVSPLEDAWLFSVKDNGIGIDPQFSDRIFVIFQRLHTRDEYSGTGMGLAICKKVVECHRGDIWVASELGQGATFYFTIPAGGKKYEYRHGRKTQNHFPSGR, encoded by the coding sequence GTGTCAGAAAACTTACAATTAACAGATGTTGAATTTTCCCTTTGGGATGAAGAACCAGTTCAATTAATTAACCAAATTCAACCACATGGAGTCATTGTAGTTTTAGAAGAGCCAGACCTCAAAATTTTACAAGTCAGTACTAATACATTTTCTATTTTTGGGATTCCGCCTGAAGAATTGGTTTTGCAGACTTTGGCAGATCTTCTCGATCCTTACCAAATAGAAAGAATCAAACTAGGGCTAGCAGAAGAAAATTTCGATCTGCTCAACCCTATAAAAATTTGGTTGAGAGTCAAAGGAGACGATTACGTAGTATTTGACGGCATATTTCATCGCAATCGAGATAAATTACTAATTTTAGAATTAGAGCCAGCTCTAACTCAAGAAAACATTCCATTTTTAAGTTTTTATCATCTAGCTAGAGCCTCAATTAATCGATTAGCAACAACAACGAAATTACAAGATTTCGGTCAAGTTATCGTTCAAGAAGTACATAAAGTCACGGGATTTGACCGCGTGATGCTCTATAAATTTGACAATGACGGACATGGTGTTGTCATTGCCGAAGAAAAATTAGATGATATGGAAGCTTATTTAGGGTTGCACTTTCCCGAATCGGACATTCCTAAACCAGCGAGAAAACTATTTTGTTCTAATTGGATTAGAATAATCCCCAACGCTCATGCTAAACCAGTAGAACTTTTTCCTTTAATTAACCCGACAAATTTACGTCCGCTAGATTTGACTCATTCAACCTTAAGAAGTGCATCTGCTTGTCATCTTAAGTACTTACATAATATGGAAGTAGGTGCTTCGCTGACAATTTCTTTAATTAAAGAAGACAAACTTTGGGGATTAATTGCTTGTCACCATCGATCGCCAAAATATGTATCTTACGAGCTACGTAAAGCTTGCGAGTTTCTCGGACGAATGATTTTTGCGGAAATTTCGGCAATAGAAGAAACAGACGATTACGACTACAACCTGCACATCACACACGTGCGATCGCAACTCGTCGAATATATGTCCCAAGCCGAAAATTGGATTGATGGTTTAGTTAAACAAGAACCGAACTTATTAGAATTAGTTGATGCTCAAGGAGCAGCCATCTATTTTAATAGCGAATGGACGGCAATCGGACAAGTTCCCAAGCAAGAACACTTAAATGTCATCGTACAGTGGTTAAAACATCAATTTCGAGATGAGGAAGTTTTCTACACGGATACCCTACCACTGGTATTTCCAGAAGCAGAAATTTATAAGCATGTTGCTAGCGGCTTGTTAGCGATTCCTATTGCCGATAAAAGCTATATTATATGGTTTCGTCCTGAAGTCATTCAAACAGTGAATTGGGGTGGAAATCCGCATGAAGCGTATGAATTCGGTCAGGAAAATGATAGCGTGTATTTGTCTCCACGCAAATCATTTCAATTATGGAAAGAAACTGTACAGGGTAAATCTTTGCCGTGGAAAAAAGTAGAAATCAAAGCTGCGATCGATCTGCGTAAAGCCACAATTGAGGTAGTTTTAAGACAAGCAGAAGAACTATCACAAATCGCCTACGATTTAGAACGTTCTAATGCCGAACTGAAAAAATTTGCTTACGTCGCTTCCCACGACTTGCAAGAACCATTAAATCAAGTTGCAAATTACGTCCAGTTGTTAGAAATGCGCTATCAAGAACAGCTAGACGAAGATGCTAGAGAATTTATTAGCTATGCAGTATCGGGAGTCAGCCTCATGCAGACGCTCATAGATGACGTACTAGCTTATTCCAAGGTAGATCGACAGAATGTCGAATTTCAACCCGTAGATTTGGAGGTAGCCTTAAAACGCGCTCTCAGTGGCTTGCAAGGCAAGATTTCGGAAACAGGTGCTACGATTTCTTACGATCCGCTACCAACAGTATTAGCAGATAGCACCCAAATGCTTCAGCTATTTCAAAATCTGATTGGAAACGCGATCAAGTTTCGTAGAGACAAGCCACCTGTGATTCACATTGGTGTCTCACCCTTAGAAGATGCCTGGTTATTTTCAGTCAAAGATAACGGGATCGGTATCGATCCCCAGTTTAGCGATCGCATTTTTGTCATTTTCCAACGCTTGCATACCAGAGATGAATATTCTGGTACGGGAATGGGTTTGGCAATTTGCAAAAAAGTTGTTGAATGCCATCGAGGAGATATCTGGGTGGCTTCAGAATTAGGTCAAGGTGCAACATTCTACTTTACAATTCCCGCCGGAGGTAAGAAATATGAATACAGGCACGGCAGAAAAACCCAAAACCATTTTCCTAGTGGAAGATAA
- a CDS encoding hybrid sensor histidine kinase/response regulator codes for MTPVKVLLIEDNLAEARLMRELLKESPVKQFELVHVQRLQEALDRLHEDCFDVVLLDLTLPDSAGLGSLIPLLKAVPSLPIVVLTNTNDDDLALEAVRQGAQDYLVKRQVNSGVLIRSLCYAIERKQVAEALKTVNQALEVSVQERTAELIKAKEMNQFKSDFASILSHDFRSPLTTILLATGLLQNNDQKLSQEKKFAHFQLIRSAISDMARLLDEFLLLSQAEAGKLKCKLISLELEQFCHFIVEEAKLSTNAKDLILTFHCQHGDRLHGSVWDESLLKHILSNLLNNAIKYSPAGGQIQFELIVEEKTVTFRFQDQGIGIPPADQAQLFQPFFRANNAEKIPGTGLGLAIVQKCVAAHSGEITLESTVGMGTTFTVTLPLIKGIGDVCPVFMQSIEQL; via the coding sequence ATGACTCCGGTAAAAGTTCTGTTGATTGAAGACAACTTAGCAGAAGCCAGACTCATGCGAGAGCTGCTGAAGGAGTCTCCAGTCAAGCAGTTTGAACTAGTACACGTCCAGCGATTGCAGGAAGCGCTCGATCGCTTGCACGAGGATTGCTTTGATGTTGTGTTGTTAGACTTAACTCTACCGGATAGCGCCGGGTTAGGATCGCTCATACCATTACTCAAAGCCGTTCCCAGCCTTCCCATCGTCGTGCTGACAAATACGAATGATGACGATCTGGCTCTAGAAGCAGTCCGTCAGGGAGCGCAGGATTATCTCGTTAAGCGACAGGTAAATTCAGGCGTGCTGATACGTTCTTTATGCTATGCGATCGAACGCAAGCAGGTAGCTGAAGCGTTAAAAACAGTCAATCAAGCTTTAGAAGTGAGCGTGCAGGAACGCACTGCCGAACTCATCAAAGCAAAAGAAATGAATCAGTTTAAATCTGATTTTGCTTCCATACTTTCGCACGATTTTCGCAGTCCCCTAACGACTATTCTACTAGCAACTGGATTGCTACAAAATAACGACCAAAAATTAAGCCAAGAAAAAAAGTTCGCTCACTTTCAATTGATTCGTTCTGCCATTAGCGATATGGCTAGGCTATTAGATGAATTTCTGCTTTTGAGCCAAGCTGAAGCAGGCAAACTTAAATGCAAACTCATCTCGCTCGAATTAGAGCAGTTTTGCCACTTCATAGTAGAGGAAGCAAAATTAAGTACCAATGCCAAAGACTTGATATTAACTTTTCATTGCCAGCATGGCGATCGCTTGCATGGTTCGGTCTGGGATGAGAGCTTATTAAAACACATTTTAAGTAATTTACTCAACAACGCAATTAAATATTCTCCTGCTGGCGGTCAGATACAGTTTGAACTGATCGTTGAAGAAAAAACTGTGACCTTTCGATTTCAAGACCAAGGGATCGGTATTCCCCCAGCAGACCAAGCACAGCTATTTCAGCCGTTTTTTCGCGCTAATAATGCCGAGAAGATTCCTGGGACTGGTTTAGGATTGGCAATTGTGCAAAAATGTGTTGCAGCACATAGCGGTGAAATTACCTTGGAAAGCACGGTGGGAATGGGTACGACTTTTACAGTCACCCTACCGTTAATCAAAGGAATCGGCGATGTTTGCCCCGTATTTATGCAATCAATCGAGCAATTGTAG
- a CDS encoding aspartate kinase, which produces MTLIVQKYGGTSVGSVERIQAVADRVLQTVKAGNALVVVVSAMGKSTDALVKLAHEVSANPSRREMDMLLSTGEQVTIALLSMALQELGQPAISLTGAQVGIVTEAEHTRARILHIQTSRIEKQLKIGKVVVVAGFQGITSTEELEITTLGRGGSDTSAVALAAALRADCCEIYTDVPGILTTDPRLVPEAQLMTEITCNEMLELASLGAKVLHPRAVEIARNYGVPLVVRSSWTSDPGTWVVSPKPQPRPLVDLEIARPVDGVELDADQARIALLRVPDRPGVAARLFSEIARQGLDVDLIVQSIHEGNSNDIAFTVTTSLLKQTEAVAAAIAPVLRSHPDPRSEEAEVMVQPHIAKVSIDGAGMIGRPGVAAQMFSTLAEAGINIQMISTSEVKVSCVIDATDGDRAVAALREAFEIAEERVVLDREEVKSQKLEVKNNSEFQIPNSEFRIPNSPVRGVALDINQARLAILQVPDRPGLAARLFGLLARENISVDTIIQSQRCRIANGVPKRDIVCTVAQMDAIAAKQALEQAAPEYGWGQVVVDTAIAKVSVVGARMVGQPGVAAKMFAALAQEQINIQMIATSEIKISCVVAQEQGVAALQAIHAAFGLSGSGEIQVSA; this is translated from the coding sequence ATGACTCTGATTGTCCAGAAATACGGTGGTACTTCGGTTGGTTCGGTAGAACGCATTCAAGCTGTGGCAGATCGCGTTCTCCAAACAGTGAAAGCAGGAAACGCTTTGGTGGTTGTCGTTTCTGCGATGGGTAAGTCTACCGATGCACTGGTCAAACTAGCGCATGAAGTTTCTGCTAATCCCAGTCGCCGGGAAATGGATATGTTGCTCTCAACTGGAGAACAGGTGACGATCGCCCTGTTGAGCATGGCATTACAAGAATTAGGACAACCAGCAATTTCGCTCACGGGCGCTCAGGTGGGGATTGTAACTGAAGCAGAACACACGCGGGCGCGGATCTTACACATTCAAACATCTCGGATTGAAAAGCAACTGAAAATTGGTAAAGTCGTTGTTGTTGCCGGATTTCAAGGGATTACCAGCACGGAAGAATTAGAAATTACTACTTTGGGACGCGGTGGCTCCGATACTTCAGCTGTAGCGCTAGCAGCAGCACTCCGCGCCGATTGTTGCGAAATATATACAGATGTTCCCGGCATTCTGACTACAGATCCCCGTCTCGTACCAGAAGCGCAGTTGATGACAGAAATTACTTGCAACGAGATGCTAGAACTTGCCAGTTTGGGGGCAAAGGTCTTGCATCCGAGGGCAGTGGAGATTGCTCGTAATTACGGCGTACCGCTGGTCGTGCGTTCCAGTTGGACGAGCGATCCTGGCACTTGGGTGGTTTCGCCCAAACCTCAACCCCGCCCGCTAGTAGATTTAGAAATTGCCCGTCCGGTTGATGGGGTAGAACTGGACGCAGATCAAGCCAGAATCGCCTTGCTGCGCGTCCCCGATCGCCCAGGAGTAGCAGCACGGTTATTTAGCGAGATTGCTCGTCAAGGCTTAGACGTAGATTTGATCGTCCAGTCGATCCACGAAGGTAACAGCAACGACATTGCTTTTACCGTCACGACCTCGCTACTGAAGCAGACGGAAGCAGTCGCCGCCGCGATCGCGCCCGTATTACGCTCCCATCCCGACCCGCGATCGGAGGAAGCAGAAGTGATGGTACAGCCGCACATTGCCAAAGTCAGCATCGATGGGGCAGGCATGATCGGTCGTCCTGGGGTAGCAGCGCAAATGTTTTCGACCCTGGCTGAGGCAGGAATTAACATTCAAATGATTTCTACCTCAGAAGTCAAAGTCAGTTGCGTCATCGATGCAACCGACGGCGATCGCGCTGTCGCAGCCCTGCGAGAAGCTTTTGAGATCGCAGAAGAGAGAGTGGTATTAGACAGGGAGGAAGTCAAAAGTCAAAAGTTAGAAGTTAAAAATAACTCCGAATTCCAAATTCCGAATTCCGAATTCCGAATTCCGAATTCTCCCGTTCGCGGTGTAGCTCTAGACATCAACCAAGCCCGTTTAGCAATTCTCCAAGTACCGGATCGCCCAGGATTGGCAGCGAGATTGTTCGGATTGTTGGCGCGGGAAAATATTAGCGTGGATACGATTATTCAATCTCAACGCTGTCGGATTGCCAACGGCGTGCCAAAGCGGGATATTGTTTGTACGGTAGCGCAGATGGATGCGATCGCGGCGAAGCAAGCCTTAGAACAAGCAGCGCCAGAGTATGGCTGGGGACAAGTCGTGGTAGATACGGCGATCGCTAAAGTCAGCGTCGTCGGTGCGAGAATGGTCGGTCAACCTGGAGTCGCGGCAAAGATGTTTGCTGCCTTGGCACAAGAACAAATTAATATTCAAATGATCGCGACTTCCGAAATTAAAATTAGTTGTGTCGTCGCTCAAGAACAAGGAGTTGCTGCACTCCAGGCAATTCATGCTGCTTTTGGGTTGAGTGGTAGCGGTGAAATTCAAGTCTCGGCATGA